The genome window TAACTTTTCATAAGAAGGCTTCATTATCCTTTCAGAAAAGGATTTTCTCATAGCTCGTTCATCTTCTGGTAAAGATTCTACATCTACAAATACTTCAAGTCTATCTTTTACTGCTTTTTTATCAGCAAAAAACATCTCATTGATTAATAATACAATTGCAATAGTAGTCATAAAAGCAATGATATATAGTATTATCTCCATATCTTCACCTCACTCTATACTTTTACATCAACTAATTTCGTTAATACAATAATGCCGATGAGTTCAAGAAATACTCCACCAAATATCATAATCTTACCTATTGTTGTGGTGAATAAACTGTCTAAGTATCCAGGGCTTATGACGGAAAGCCCTAAAGCAAGGGCAATAGGAAGTACACTTACTACAATCCCTGACATTCTCCCCTGAGCCGTTAAAGACTTTACTTCTCCTTTAATTTGGACTCTTTCTCGAATTGTATGAGAGATGGTATCTAATATATTTGCAAGATTCCCCCCCACTTGTCTTTGGATAATAAGGGCAGTAATAAACATATCCAAATCTTCATCGTCTGTCCTATCTGACATTTCCTTAAGAGCTTCTTCTAATGGCTTTCCATAAGAATTATCTCGAAGGACTTTCCTAAACTCATCACTAAGAGGACCTTCTAATTCTGTGGTGACTACTGCCATAGCCTGAGTAAAACTAAAGCCTGCTCGCAAACCATTCGCGATAATATTAAGGGCTTCAGGCAATTGACCGTTTATCTTAGCCATTCGTGCCGTTTTTTTCATTCCTAAAAATATGCCTGGTAGGACAAAACCAATAGGCATAAATAGGAATGCGAATGCAGAGCGTAAAAGCAAAAAGAGTATTCCTCCAAATAGAATACTACACATAAAACAAAGCCCCGTAAACTCTTCAGGTTTCATAAGGACTGCTGATTGACTTAATTTTACTCTAGTCTTTTCTGAGTAAGCCCGGTTTGGCATGAACTTACCTAATTGAGCAAGTATAGCACTTAATTGTTCTCTTCTGTCCTTTTTGGCGTCTTCACTATACTCTTCATAATCTTGATCATTTGTAATCTTTTCCATCCTAGACAAAGTATCTATCCTTGGAGAAAAGAGAAGGGAATAAATGCTAAGGACTAAAAAAA of Alkalibaculum bacchi contains these proteins:
- a CDS encoding type II secretion system F family protein, with protein sequence MEGFILFGAFLTVFFLVLSIYSLLFSPRIDTLSRMEKITNDQDYEEYSEDAKKDRREQLSAILAQLGKFMPNRAYSEKTRVKLSQSAVLMKPEEFTGLCFMCSILFGGILFLLLRSAFAFLFMPIGFVLPGIFLGMKKTARMAKINGQLPEALNIIANGLRAGFSFTQAMAVVTTELEGPLSDEFRKVLRDNSYGKPLEEALKEMSDRTDDEDLDMFITALIIQRQVGGNLANILDTISHTIRERVQIKGEVKSLTAQGRMSGIVVSVLPIALALGLSVISPGYLDSLFTTTIGKIMIFGGVFLELIGIIVLTKLVDVKV